The SAR202 cluster bacterium region AGGACGACAGATGAGGGGGGCTCAGACTTTATGAATGAGCTTCCCTTATGGGGAGCTTTTTATTTTATGAGAGGAAAGGACTATTGGCGGAAATAGAAGCCATACAGTGGAGCGGCGACAAACTGAAGCTCCTGGATCAGACCAAGCTACCCCACCAGACGGTGGTGTTGGAGCTTCAGGACTACCGGCAGGTGGTAAAGGCTATTCGAGAGATGCAAGTGCGGGGCGCGCCTGCTTTGGGCGTCACAGCCGCCTATGGTTTAGCCTTGGCGGCGCGGGAGTTGAGCGCAGGCCAGAGCAAAGATTTCTTATCCAGGCTTTGCAAGGCTGCCAACGAAATCATTGCGGCACGGCCCACGGCGGTGAACGTGGCGTGGGCCGTTACGCGGTTGATGGCGATGGCGGAATCGACTGTCGTTCCTAGAGATGCGGCAT contains the following coding sequences:
- a CDS encoding S-methyl-5-thioribose-1-phosphate isomerase, producing the protein MGSFLFYERKGLLAEIEAIQWSGDKLKLLDQTKLPHQTVVLELQDYRQVVKAIREMQVRGAPALGVTAAYGLALAARELSAGQSKDFLSRLCKAANEIIAARPTAVNVAWAVTRLMAMAESTVVPRDAASRLLDEAQAMESRDKEINRRMGKHGATLLAKAAGVMTHCNTGALATAGYGTALGVIRAAWEGGHRFKVFHTETRPFLQGARLTAWELVQLGIPATMVVDSA